One Bdellovibrio bacteriovorus str. Tiberius DNA segment encodes these proteins:
- a CDS encoding TldD/PmbA family protein gives MIIQPHILSKALDAALSTGADFADIFVEDTYSSQLTVLNSKADQAIVGQLYGAGIRLFFGHEIVYVTTNDLSEVGLVKAALNAAQSRGTGAASKSMPLMQVPFDSVHTFGEKPWEMNRERKFKWLNGIDQHARARNSAVTQVEAGLNEKFQRVQIANSRGLMAYDERAYSRIRMQTFVESNGVKESSADDEGHMGTSEVYDQIDLKSLAEGAVDRAMLLTKAAYAPAGDMPVLIDNAFGGVLFHEACGHGLETTGVAKDSSVFCGKMNQKIAHECVTAIDDGTIENGWGSLNMDDEGNKTKKTTLIENGVLRSYIVDEMGSRQTGYEITGSGRRQSYKYAPASRMRNTFIAAGKDKFEDMVRDVDYGLYAKRMGGGSVNPGTGDYNFQVAEGYIIRNGRIEEAVKGACLIGRGIDTLGKITRVSDDLKLARGMCGSVSGTIPAAVGQPQVLVSSLMVGGRAK, from the coding sequence ATGATTATTCAACCTCACATTCTGTCCAAGGCTCTGGATGCGGCTTTAAGCACGGGTGCTGATTTCGCGGATATTTTTGTTGAAGACACTTATTCTTCCCAACTGACTGTTCTGAATTCCAAAGCGGATCAGGCTATCGTGGGCCAGCTTTACGGTGCAGGCATTCGTCTGTTCTTCGGCCACGAGATTGTCTATGTGACGACGAATGATCTTTCTGAAGTGGGCCTGGTGAAGGCGGCGCTGAACGCGGCTCAAAGCCGTGGCACCGGGGCGGCTTCCAAATCCATGCCACTGATGCAAGTTCCTTTTGATTCTGTTCACACCTTTGGTGAAAAGCCTTGGGAGATGAACCGCGAACGCAAGTTCAAATGGCTGAACGGAATTGATCAGCACGCTCGTGCCCGCAACTCGGCAGTGACGCAAGTTGAAGCCGGATTGAATGAAAAGTTCCAGCGTGTGCAAATCGCCAACTCTCGCGGTTTGATGGCGTATGATGAACGTGCTTACTCCCGTATCCGCATGCAGACCTTTGTTGAAAGCAATGGTGTGAAAGAAAGCTCTGCGGACGATGAAGGCCACATGGGAACTTCGGAAGTTTATGATCAGATTGATCTGAAATCTTTGGCAGAAGGCGCGGTGGACCGTGCGATGCTGCTGACGAAGGCGGCTTATGCTCCGGCCGGGGACATGCCTGTTTTGATCGATAATGCCTTCGGGGGCGTTTTGTTCCACGAAGCTTGTGGTCACGGCCTGGAAACAACAGGTGTTGCGAAGGACTCTTCCGTATTCTGCGGCAAGATGAACCAGAAAATCGCACACGAGTGTGTGACAGCGATTGATGATGGCACCATCGAAAACGGATGGGGCTCTTTGAACATGGATGACGAGGGCAACAAGACCAAGAAAACGACTTTGATCGAAAACGGTGTTTTGAGATCCTATATCGTTGATGAAATGGGTTCCCGCCAGACCGGTTATGAAATCACTGGCAGCGGTCGTCGTCAGTCTTACAAATATGCTCCGGCTTCGCGCATGAGAAACACTTTCATCGCGGCTGGTAAAGACAAGTTTGAAGACATGGTTCGCGATGTGGACTATGGCCTTTATGCAAAACGCATGGGTGGTGGTTCTGTGAATCCGGGCACCGGGGATTACAACTTCCAGGTGGCTGAAGGTTACATCATCCGCAATGGTCGCATCGAAGAAGCGGTGAAGGGGGCCTGCCTGATCGGTCGTGGTATCGATACGCTGGGTAAGATCACCCGAGTTTCTGATGATCTGAAACTGGCGCGCGGTATGTGCGGATCTGTCAGCGGGACGATTCCAGCAGCTGTGGGTCAGCCTCAAGTTCTGGTTTCCAGCCTGATGGTTGGTGGGAGAGCAAAATAA
- a CDS encoding TldD/PmbA family protein, translating to MDTIKKNFQKLTEQARKDGAKIEMLVTGGEALSIGYSKRKLESFESTQTQMAGLRVILGANQGYAYTENLSEESLLRTYGEALNNAKTVQTGETKPVELVKPQAVKAMPELFKPEEIAMEKKLEVARLLEELCLAKDSRVTNVPYSGFNESVVFKRILNSEGLDQEFKQNYYSGYTYPLAKDGENSKMDGEGFFARKFDDINTEEVTGEGVRKALARLGATQLPTGNYAVVIDREQFPTVLQMIHDYFSAKEVHEGKSLFKGKLGQKIASDKFELLDDPFETRGTSVRPFDDEGAPSQKTVLFDKGVLKNYLSNLEYANKMNLPHTAHASRGPASQQAIAPTNLVVANGEKSLQDLLTSYDKVIHLAGFEGGLHAGFKQSTGDFSMPASGFLHEKGQNMGPIEQFVMSGNVLELLRDIEAVGRDYNKPGNSFICPDVLIKSLSFAGA from the coding sequence ATGGATACTATTAAAAAGAACTTCCAAAAGTTGACTGAACAGGCCCGTAAAGACGGTGCCAAAATTGAAATGCTGGTGACCGGGGGCGAAGCCCTGAGCATCGGTTATTCCAAACGCAAGCTGGAATCGTTTGAGTCCACACAGACTCAGATGGCAGGTTTGCGTGTGATCCTGGGTGCGAATCAGGGTTATGCTTACACGGAAAATCTTTCTGAAGAATCCCTGCTGCGCACTTACGGTGAGGCTTTGAACAACGCCAAGACCGTGCAGACGGGTGAAACAAAACCAGTTGAGCTGGTGAAGCCTCAGGCCGTGAAAGCGATGCCGGAACTGTTTAAGCCAGAGGAAATCGCCATGGAAAAAAAGCTGGAAGTGGCAAGACTTCTGGAAGAGCTGTGCCTGGCAAAAGATTCCCGTGTGACGAATGTGCCTTATTCTGGATTCAATGAATCCGTGGTGTTCAAGCGCATTTTGAATTCAGAAGGTCTGGATCAGGAGTTCAAACAGAACTACTACAGTGGTTACACTTATCCTCTGGCCAAAGACGGTGAAAATTCAAAAATGGACGGCGAAGGTTTCTTTGCCCGCAAGTTTGATGACATCAACACCGAAGAAGTGACGGGCGAAGGTGTACGTAAAGCCTTGGCTCGTTTGGGAGCGACTCAGCTTCCGACGGGTAATTATGCAGTGGTGATCGACCGCGAGCAGTTCCCGACGGTTTTGCAGATGATTCATGATTATTTCTCTGCGAAAGAAGTCCACGAAGGTAAATCCCTGTTCAAAGGCAAGCTGGGTCAGAAGATCGCCAGCGACAAATTTGAGCTGTTGGACGATCCGTTTGAAACTCGGGGGACGTCAGTACGTCCGTTTGATGATGAAGGTGCGCCTTCTCAGAAGACCGTGCTGTTTGATAAGGGTGTATTGAAAAACTATCTGTCCAATCTTGAGTATGCCAACAAGATGAATCTGCCGCACACAGCTCATGCCAGCCGCGGTCCTGCTTCCCAGCAGGCGATTGCGCCGACAAATTTGGTTGTGGCAAACGGAGAGAAGTCTTTGCAGGATCTGCTGACATCTTATGACAAGGTCATCCATCTGGCAGGATTCGAGGGTGGTTTGCACGCGGGCTTTAAACAGTCCACGGGTGATTTCTCGATGCCGGCGTCTGGTTTCTTGCATGAAAAAGGCCAGAACATGGGTCCGATTGAACAGTTTGTGATGTCTGGAAACGTGCTTGAACTGCTTCGTGATATCGAGGCGGTGGGCCGTGACTACAACAAACCAGGCAATTCCTTTATCTGTCCTGATGTTCTGATCAAGTCTTTGAGTTTCGCAGGAGCATAA
- a CDS encoding LEA type 2 family protein encodes MKKFALVTLLLFQMVVSAGCSSLFGYAEEPKVQLNQVYVRDADFTGATLIFVVNVQNPNKSDIKVKEIAYKVFISGKELTEAKTEKPILVPANAATDIEVPLPVKYTAILGNLGDILTAREVAYRIDGSAKTGFFSIPFSKEGKVELR; translated from the coding sequence ATGAAGAAGTTCGCACTTGTTACATTGTTGTTGTTTCAGATGGTGGTAAGTGCGGGCTGCTCCAGCTTGTTTGGTTATGCCGAGGAACCGAAGGTTCAGTTGAATCAGGTGTATGTGCGTGATGCGGACTTCACCGGGGCGACCTTGATCTTTGTGGTGAATGTGCAAAACCCGAACAAGAGCGATATCAAAGTCAAAGAGATCGCCTACAAGGTCTTTATTTCTGGGAAAGAGCTGACCGAGGCCAAGACGGAAAAGCCCATTCTGGTTCCGGCCAACGCTGCCACTGACATCGAAGTTCCACTGCCGGTCAAATACACGGCGATCCTTGGTAATCTCGGGGACATCCTGACGGCTCGTGAGGTTGCCTATCGTATTGATGGCAGCGCCAAGACGGGCTTCTTTAGCATTCCGTTTTCCAAAGAAGGAAAAGTCGAACTTCGCTAA
- a CDS encoding HAD family hydrolase, translating to MKNASEFSSPLRFLLTDIDDTLTDEGHLGPEAYQALWNLHNAGIHVIPVTGRPAGWCEMIARVWPVSGIVGENGGFYFRYHNKTMHRHFFFDEKIQKENRTKLQQLEKEILQKVPGSALASDQFCRLMDLAIDFCEDVPALPKTEVQKIVDLFHAVGAQAKVSSIHVNGWFGSYDKLTMSLRFLEKEFGVSAEEAKKVCAFSGDSPNDEPMFAYFPHSFAVANIQNFIDQIKNKPTYVSKDRGGLGFTEIAKAILKSHTKA from the coding sequence ATGAAAAATGCCTCTGAATTCTCAAGTCCCTTGCGCTTTCTTCTGACTGATATCGACGACACTTTGACTGACGAAGGACATTTGGGTCCGGAGGCTTATCAAGCTTTGTGGAATCTGCACAATGCCGGAATCCATGTGATTCCGGTCACAGGCCGCCCTGCTGGCTGGTGCGAAATGATCGCCCGCGTCTGGCCCGTCAGCGGCATCGTGGGTGAAAACGGTGGCTTCTATTTCCGCTATCACAATAAAACCATGCACCGTCATTTCTTCTTTGATGAAAAGATTCAGAAAGAAAATCGCACAAAACTTCAGCAACTTGAAAAAGAGATTCTGCAAAAAGTCCCGGGCTCGGCATTGGCCAGCGACCAGTTCTGTCGCCTGATGGACCTGGCCATCGACTTCTGCGAAGATGTTCCTGCCCTGCCTAAAACCGAAGTGCAAAAGATCGTGGACCTGTTTCATGCCGTCGGTGCTCAAGCCAAAGTCAGCTCCATCCACGTCAACGGCTGGTTCGGAAGCTATGACAAACTGACCATGTCTTTAAGATTTTTGGAAAAGGAATTCGGTGTCAGCGCGGAAGAGGCGAAAAAAGTCTGTGCCTTCAGTGGGGACTCCCCGAATGACGAACCGATGTTTGCTTACTTCCCGCACAGCTTTGCGGTGGCGAACATTCAGAACTTTATCGATCAGATAAAAAACAAACCCACCTATGTCTCTAAAGACCGAGGTGGGTTGGGTTTCACTGAAATTGCAAAAGCGATCTTAAAAAGTCACACGAAGGCCTAA